One stretch of Thermus filiformis DNA includes these proteins:
- the purC gene encoding phosphoribosylaminoimidazolesuccinocarboxamide synthase, which translates to MEKLYEGKAKVLYPEGKDTLRVYFKDEATAFNAQKRGVIPGKGAVNNQVSARLFAFLEAHGVPTHFVRTLSEREMEVLKVEIIPLEVILRYRVAGSFAKRYGLPEGKPLDPPLLEFSLKDDALGDPLICENAALALGIVDGKTLEEVKRLALRTGELLRGFFQERGLELVDFKLEFGKKDGQVLLADEISPDTMRLWDVNTGERMDKDRFRRDLGGVEEAYQEVLRRVLKG; encoded by the coding sequence ATGGAGAAGCTGTACGAGGGCAAGGCCAAGGTGCTCTACCCCGAGGGAAAGGACACCCTGAGGGTCTACTTCAAGGACGAAGCCACCGCCTTTAACGCCCAGAAGCGGGGGGTTATCCCCGGCAAGGGGGCGGTGAACAACCAGGTCTCCGCCCGGCTCTTCGCCTTCTTGGAGGCGCACGGCGTCCCCACCCACTTCGTCCGCACCCTGTCCGAGCGGGAGATGGAGGTCCTGAAGGTGGAGATCATCCCCCTCGAGGTCATCCTGCGCTACCGGGTGGCGGGCAGCTTCGCCAAAAGGTACGGCCTCCCGGAGGGGAAGCCCCTGGACCCCCCCCTTCTGGAGTTCTCCCTGAAGGACGACGCCCTGGGCGACCCCCTGATCTGCGAAAACGCCGCCTTGGCCCTGGGGATCGTGGACGGAAAGACGCTGGAGGAGGTGAAGCGCCTCGCCTTAAGGACGGGGGAGCTCCTCCGGGGCTTCTTCCAGGAGCGGGGCCTGGAGCTCGTGGACTTTAAGCTGGAGTTCGGCAAAAAGGACGGCCAGGTCCTCCTGGCGGACGAGATCAGCCCGGACACCATGCGGCTTTGGGACGTGAATACGGGCGAGCGGATGGACAAGGACCGGTTCCGGCGGGACCTCGGAGGGGTGGAGGAGGCCTACCAGGAGGTCCTGAGGCGGGTCCTAAAGGGGTGA
- a CDS encoding intradiol ring-cleavage dioxygenase — protein MTRREALGLFLLPLARGQGSCTPTPRLTEGPYYLRDVPRREDLREGLPGVPLRLLLRVQDPSCRPLAGARVDLWHTDALGRYSGVNAPGVFCRGYLVTDEKGEARFLTLFPGWYPSRTPHLHLRVEAGGRVLATQLFFSEEVQRTVYAKPPYRERGMPRVGNRQDGLFRPDLLLPLEAEGEGYRGSFVVTM, from the coding sequence GTGACCCGCAGGGAAGCCCTAGGCCTCTTCCTCCTGCCCCTGGCCCGGGGGCAGGGGTCCTGCACCCCCACCCCCCGCCTCACCGAGGGGCCCTACTACCTGCGGGACGTGCCCCGGCGGGAGGACCTGCGGGAGGGGCTTCCCGGGGTCCCCTTGAGGCTCCTCCTCCGGGTCCAAGACCCAAGCTGCCGGCCCCTCGCGGGGGCCCGGGTGGACCTTTGGCACACGGACGCTTTGGGCCGCTACTCCGGGGTGAACGCCCCCGGGGTCTTCTGCCGAGGGTACCTGGTGACGGACGAGAAGGGGGAGGCCCGCTTCCTCACCCTCTTCCCCGGCTGGTACCCAAGCCGCACCCCCCACCTCCACCTCCGGGTGGAGGCGGGAGGCCGGGTCCTCGCCACCCAGCTCTTTTTCTCCGAGGAGGTCCAGCGGACGGTCTACGCCAAGCCCCCCTACCGGGAGCGGGGGATGCCCCGGGTGGGAAACCGCCAGGACGGCCTCTTCCGGCCCGACCTCCTCCTGCCCCTCGAGGCCGAGGGGGAGGGGTACCGGGGAAGCTTCGTGGTGACGATGTGA
- the purB gene encoding adenylosuccinate lyase: MIARYQTPEMAALWSEENRYRMWALVEAYALEAWEALGEVPRGLASRLLKKLEEKPLTEAFAQRVTEIEAQTHHDLVAFTRALTEWTEDEEVGRYLHLGLTSSDIVDTAQNALLVQALDLILEEARKVQEALKALALRYKHTPAVARTHGVHAEPTSFGLRFLSFYAAFQRDEERLRRAKETIGVAMLSGSVGNYAHVPPEVEAHVARRLGLRPEPISTQVVPRDRHAEVLSALAILGGNVERVAVELRHLQRTEVLEAQEPFREGQTGSSSMPHKKNPVGLENLTGVARLLRGYLHPALENIALWHERDISHSSVERVALPDATTLAHYALRRLGGILRGLRVFEENLRRNLELTRGLIYSQRVLNALIASGLPRERAYALVQRNALRSWEEGKSLLELLEEDPENPLKGEELRTLFDPAPFLEHVDAIYARFGL; encoded by the coding sequence ATGATCGCCCGCTACCAGACCCCGGAGATGGCCGCCCTTTGGTCTGAGGAAAACCGCTACCGGATGTGGGCCCTGGTGGAGGCCTACGCCCTCGAGGCCTGGGAGGCCCTGGGCGAGGTGCCCCGGGGGCTTGCGTCCAGGCTCCTTAAGAAACTGGAGGAGAAGCCCCTCACCGAGGCCTTCGCCCAGCGGGTGACGGAGATCGAAGCCCAGACCCACCACGACCTGGTGGCCTTCACCCGGGCCCTCACCGAGTGGACGGAGGACGAGGAGGTGGGCCGCTACCTCCACCTGGGCCTCACCAGCTCGGACATCGTGGACACGGCGCAAAACGCCCTCCTGGTGCAGGCCTTGGACCTGATCCTGGAAGAGGCCCGGAAGGTCCAGGAGGCCCTGAAGGCCCTGGCCCTGCGCTACAAGCACACCCCCGCCGTGGCCCGCACCCACGGGGTCCACGCCGAGCCCACGAGCTTTGGCCTCCGCTTCCTCTCCTTCTACGCCGCCTTCCAACGGGACGAGGAAAGGCTTAGGCGGGCCAAGGAGACCATCGGCGTGGCTATGCTCTCGGGTTCGGTGGGGAACTACGCCCACGTCCCCCCCGAGGTGGAGGCCCACGTGGCCCGGCGCCTCGGCCTGAGGCCCGAGCCCATTTCCACCCAGGTGGTGCCCCGGGACCGGCACGCGGAGGTCCTCTCGGCCCTCGCCATCCTGGGGGGAAACGTGGAGCGGGTGGCGGTGGAGCTTCGGCACCTCCAGCGCACGGAGGTCCTGGAGGCGCAGGAGCCCTTCCGGGAGGGGCAGACGGGAAGCTCCAGCATGCCCCACAAGAAAAACCCGGTGGGCCTGGAAAACCTCACGGGGGTGGCGAGGCTCCTAAGGGGCTACCTCCACCCCGCCCTGGAGAACATCGCGCTTTGGCACGAGCGGGACATCAGCCACTCCTCCGTGGAGAGGGTGGCCCTCCCGGACGCCACCACCCTGGCCCACTACGCCCTGAGGCGGCTTGGGGGGATCCTGAGGGGCCTCCGGGTCTTTGAGGAGAACCTCCGGCGAAACCTCGAGCTCACCCGGGGCCTCATCTACTCCCAGCGGGTCCTGAACGCCCTCATCGCCTCGGGGCTTCCTAGGGAGCGGGCCTACGCCCTGGTCCAGCGGAACGCCCTGAGGAGCTGGGAGGAGGGGAAAAGCCTCCTGGAGCTCCTGGAGGAAGACCCCGAAAACCCCCTGAAGGGGGAAGAGCTAAGGACCCTCTTTGACCCTGCACCCTTCCTCGAGCACGTGGACGCCATCTACGCCCGGTTTGGGCTCTGA
- a CDS encoding YceI family protein produces MGRIAAALVLFGLALAQTLEVASGEARYRVKEELFGVGITDAVGTTKEVKGQVVFQNGKWSGRLVVNLESLKSDQARRDNYLRQNTLQTARFPEAVFVPVEVKGLPNPWPREGRLPVEVVGDLTIRDVTQRVSWKGEAEFRGSEVRVQLQTAFPFERFGLVQPRVPVVLSVENNIRLEVEIVFRVRP; encoded by the coding sequence ATGGGGAGGATCGCGGCGGCGCTCGTGCTTTTCGGCCTGGCCCTGGCCCAGACCCTCGAGGTGGCCTCGGGGGAAGCCCGCTACCGGGTAAAGGAGGAGCTTTTCGGCGTGGGGATCACCGACGCGGTGGGGACCACCAAGGAGGTGAAGGGGCAGGTGGTCTTCCAGAACGGAAAGTGGAGCGGAAGGCTGGTGGTGAACCTGGAAAGCCTGAAGAGCGACCAGGCCCGGCGGGACAACTACCTGCGCCAGAACACCCTCCAGACCGCCCGCTTCCCCGAGGCGGTCTTCGTCCCCGTGGAGGTGAAGGGCCTGCCCAACCCCTGGCCCCGGGAGGGCCGGCTCCCGGTGGAGGTGGTGGGGGACCTGACCATCCGGGACGTGACCCAGCGGGTGTCCTGGAAGGGGGAGGCCGAGTTCCGGGGGAGCGAGGTCCGGGTCCAGCTCCAGACCGCCTTTCCCTTTGAGCGCTTCGGCCTCGTCCAGCCCCGGGTACCCGTGGTCCTCAGCGTGGAGAACAACATCCGCCTCGAGGTGGAGATCGTCTTCCGGGTGAGGCCGTGA
- a CDS encoding HAD family hydrolase — MNPKAITFDFWGTLFTEGPDFSAKVMPARYEALLDACAEAGHPAEEAEVREAYRQAALAFEEAWRAGEVMTTFDRVARIFALLGVPYDPGLVALTARRLEETSLLAELQPLPGLEAIKTLARKYPLAIVSDTGVTPGRLLREHLRRAGLLEAFQAFSFSDETGFVKPKPEAFHKALEELGVEAQEALHVGDLPHTDIKGAFAAGYPWAVQYVGFRHENGQVQPTRVIRSHEELLSLL; from the coding sequence ATGAACCCCAAAGCGATCACCTTTGACTTCTGGGGCACCCTCTTCACCGAGGGGCCGGACTTCTCCGCCAAGGTCATGCCCGCCCGGTACGAGGCCCTGCTGGACGCCTGCGCGGAGGCGGGCCACCCGGCGGAGGAGGCCGAGGTGCGGGAGGCCTACCGGCAGGCGGCCTTGGCCTTTGAGGAGGCCTGGAGGGCGGGGGAGGTGATGACCACCTTTGACCGGGTGGCCCGCATCTTCGCCCTTTTGGGCGTGCCCTACGACCCCGGGCTGGTGGCCCTGACCGCGAGGAGGCTGGAGGAGACCTCCCTCCTCGCCGAGCTCCAGCCCCTGCCCGGCCTCGAGGCCATCAAGACCCTGGCGCGGAAATACCCCCTGGCCATCGTCTCCGACACCGGGGTCACCCCGGGGCGGCTTTTGCGGGAGCACCTGAGGCGGGCGGGGCTTCTGGAGGCCTTCCAGGCCTTCAGCTTCTCCGACGAGACCGGCTTCGTCAAGCCCAAGCCCGAGGCCTTCCACAAGGCCCTGGAGGAGCTGGGGGTGGAGGCCCAGGAGGCCCTCCACGTGGGGGACCTCCCCCATACCGACATCAAGGGGGCCTTCGCCGCCGGCTACCCCTGGGCGGTCCAGTACGTGGGGTTTCGGCACGAGAACGGCCAGGTCCAGCCCACCCGGGTGATCCGGAGCCACGAGGAGCTCCTCAGCCTGCTATGA
- the purL gene encoding phosphoribosylformylglycinamidine synthase subunit PurL yields the protein MTLYQEIGIPEEEYREILRRLGREPNRVELLLFKVMWSEHCAYKNSRPLLKELPTEGEAVLQGPGENAGVVRIGEGFAVAFKIESHNHPSAVEPFQGAATGVGGIIRDVMSMGARPIALLDSLRFGDPQSPRTRYLARGVVSGIAFYGNAIGVPTVGGDVYFHPLYQENPLVNAMCLGLMKEDELKRSRASLGRPIYYAGAKTGRDGIGGAAFASEELSEDTEKSRPSVQVGDPFLGKLLLEATLEAIERGLVEGVQDMGAAGLTSSLSELAHKSGLGVELDLDLVPTREEGMTPEELLLSESQERMVLVPKEGLEKELEEVFRRHGLDSVAVARTIPERVFRVLHRGKVVAEVPTEALAEAPTYVRLAQEDPEVKRLRETPPPPFPYAPEEVLLALLASPNLSSREAVYERYDHQVGTMTALPPGRGDAAVLWIKGTELGVAAKVDHNPRYSRLHPRLGAMHALAEASRNVSVVGARPLAYTDGLNLGSPETPEGYYELRETLEGLKEASYALGLPVVSGNVSLYNEGPTYRIPPTAMVGVVGVLNIGRRAEMGFRRPGEVLVLLGEEEGHLGASEAVYVMTGLEVGSPPPLDLGREQAVQEAIRELIASGLVRTAHDVAEGGLLVALAEMAFPYGVGATVELRKDTPEALFGEGASRVLFTVDKAHLQEAVARLEARGLPHRVLGEVGGEELTVVLPHRVLSWEVSRLKEAWARPLREVMGDVG from the coding sequence ATGACCCTCTACCAGGAGATCGGCATCCCCGAGGAGGAGTACCGGGAGATCCTAAGGAGGCTGGGCCGGGAGCCCAACCGGGTGGAGCTCCTCCTCTTCAAGGTGATGTGGAGCGAGCACTGCGCCTACAAGAACTCCCGCCCCCTCCTCAAGGAGCTGCCCACCGAGGGGGAGGCGGTCCTCCAGGGCCCCGGGGAGAACGCGGGCGTGGTGCGGATCGGCGAGGGCTTCGCCGTGGCCTTCAAGATTGAGAGCCACAACCACCCCTCGGCGGTGGAGCCCTTCCAGGGGGCGGCCACCGGGGTGGGGGGGATCATCCGGGACGTGATGAGCATGGGGGCGCGGCCCATCGCCCTTTTGGACTCCCTCCGCTTCGGCGACCCCCAAAGCCCCAGGACCCGGTACCTGGCCCGGGGGGTGGTCTCGGGCATCGCCTTCTACGGCAACGCCATCGGGGTGCCCACCGTGGGCGGGGACGTCTACTTCCACCCCCTCTACCAGGAGAACCCCCTGGTGAACGCCATGTGCCTGGGCCTCATGAAGGAGGACGAGCTCAAAAGGAGCCGGGCCTCCTTAGGCCGGCCCATCTACTACGCCGGGGCCAAGACGGGCCGCGACGGGATCGGGGGGGCGGCCTTCGCCAGCGAGGAGCTCTCCGAGGACACCGAGAAGAGCCGGCCCAGCGTCCAGGTGGGGGACCCCTTCCTGGGCAAGCTCCTTTTGGAGGCCACCCTCGAGGCCATAGAGCGGGGCCTGGTGGAGGGGGTCCAGGACATGGGGGCGGCGGGCCTCACCAGTAGCCTCTCCGAGCTCGCCCACAAGTCGGGCCTGGGGGTGGAGCTGGACCTGGACCTCGTCCCCACCCGGGAGGAGGGGATGACCCCCGAGGAGCTCCTCCTCTCGGAAAGCCAGGAGAGGATGGTCCTGGTGCCCAAGGAGGGCCTGGAGAAGGAGCTGGAGGAGGTCTTCCGCCGCCACGGCCTGGACTCTGTGGCGGTGGCCCGGACCATCCCCGAGCGGGTCTTCCGGGTCCTCCACCGGGGGAAGGTGGTGGCCGAGGTCCCCACGGAGGCCCTGGCCGAGGCCCCCACCTACGTCCGCCTGGCCCAGGAGGACCCGGAGGTGAAAAGGCTCCGGGAAACCCCCCCGCCCCCCTTCCCCTACGCCCCGGAGGAGGTCCTCCTGGCCCTCTTGGCCTCGCCCAACCTCTCCAGCCGGGAGGCGGTCTACGAGCGGTACGACCACCAGGTGGGCACCATGACCGCCCTCCCCCCCGGCCGGGGGGACGCGGCGGTCCTCTGGATCAAGGGGACGGAGCTGGGCGTGGCGGCCAAGGTGGACCACAACCCCCGCTACAGCCGCCTCCACCCCCGGCTCGGGGCCATGCACGCCCTGGCCGAGGCCAGCCGGAACGTCTCCGTGGTGGGGGCGAGGCCGCTCGCCTACACGGACGGGCTCAACCTGGGAAGCCCCGAGACCCCGGAGGGGTACTACGAGCTCCGGGAGACCCTGGAGGGCCTCAAGGAGGCCAGCTATGCCCTGGGCCTGCCCGTGGTGAGCGGGAACGTCTCCTTGTACAACGAGGGCCCCACCTACCGCATCCCCCCCACGGCCATGGTGGGGGTGGTGGGGGTCCTGAACATAGGGCGCCGGGCGGAGATGGGCTTCCGGCGCCCCGGGGAGGTTCTGGTCCTCCTGGGGGAGGAGGAGGGGCACCTGGGGGCGAGCGAGGCGGTCTACGTGATGACGGGCCTCGAGGTGGGAAGCCCGCCCCCCTTGGACCTCGGGAGGGAGCAGGCGGTCCAGGAGGCCATCCGGGAGCTCATCGCCTCGGGGCTGGTGCGCACCGCCCACGACGTGGCGGAAGGGGGGCTTTTGGTGGCCCTGGCGGAGATGGCCTTCCCCTACGGGGTGGGGGCCACGGTGGAGCTGAGGAAGGACACCCCCGAGGCCCTCTTCGGCGAGGGGGCGAGCCGGGTCCTCTTCACCGTGGACAAGGCCCACCTGCAGGAGGCCGTGGCCCGCCTCGAGGCCCGGGGCCTCCCCCACCGCGTCTTAGGGGAGGTGGGGGGAGAAGAGCTCACGGTCGTCCTCCCCCACCGGGTGCTAAGCTGGGAGGTGTCGCGCCTCAAGGAGGCCTGGGCGCGCCCCTTGCGCGAGGTGATGGGGGATGTGGGATAA
- a CDS encoding LptF/LptG family permease, whose translation MTLYRHILRESLPVFLLALLFLTAVYLFGFFYAGARWLEGVPLLKVLRWLSYHVPGVLVQVFPIATVVTTVLVFGRLSAEGAQFALLSGGIPLYKAALPLLFLGGLLSGAALYLQEYLVPYYNERVRVAWWDEIHTQGAGLHRLARLQIPIGQGKSLYFQDFDWQTKEMLGVRISAFQGEEGTFLFAERGSWEDKTITLKGYRYYRVDFREVPRLEGAKDLLAQVRKVFRVVSRGEVLEVESDLSRARAIADYADTFSFGQDSLSEAWSKAKDPFLAPQERWRARLELHSKLALPLANLVLVLLAAAMALRYGRSTGLALGMSVVLALAYYGAFFLGRSLAGIGALPPELGAWGADLLFLLLGVRALR comes from the coding sequence ATGACGCTTTACCGCCACATCCTCAGGGAGAGCCTTCCCGTCTTCCTCCTCGCCCTCCTCTTCCTCACCGCCGTCTACCTCTTCGGCTTCTTCTACGCGGGGGCCCGCTGGCTCGAGGGGGTCCCCCTCCTCAAGGTCCTCCGCTGGCTCTCCTACCACGTCCCCGGGGTCCTGGTCCAGGTCTTTCCCATCGCCACCGTGGTCACCACCGTCTTGGTCTTTGGGAGGCTTTCGGCGGAAGGGGCCCAGTTCGCCCTGCTCTCGGGGGGGATTCCCCTCTATAAGGCCGCCCTTCCCCTCCTCTTTTTGGGCGGCCTCCTGAGCGGGGCGGCCCTCTACCTCCAGGAGTACCTGGTCCCCTACTACAACGAGCGGGTGCGGGTGGCCTGGTGGGACGAGATCCACACCCAAGGGGCGGGCCTCCATCGGCTCGCGCGTCTGCAGATTCCCATCGGCCAGGGGAAGAGCCTCTACTTCCAGGACTTTGACTGGCAGACCAAGGAGATGCTGGGGGTGCGGATCAGCGCCTTCCAGGGGGAGGAGGGCACCTTCCTCTTCGCCGAGCGGGGGAGCTGGGAGGACAAGACGATCACCCTGAAGGGCTACCGCTACTACCGGGTGGACTTCCGGGAGGTGCCCCGCCTGGAGGGGGCAAAGGACCTCCTCGCCCAGGTGCGGAAGGTCTTCCGGGTGGTGAGCCGGGGGGAGGTTTTGGAGGTGGAGTCGGACCTCTCCCGCGCCCGGGCCATCGCCGACTACGCGGACACCTTCAGCTTCGGCCAGGACAGCCTCTCCGAGGCCTGGAGCAAGGCCAAGGACCCCTTCCTCGCCCCCCAGGAGAGGTGGCGGGCCCGCCTCGAGCTCCACTCCAAGCTGGCCCTGCCCCTCGCCAACCTGGTCCTGGTCCTCCTGGCGGCGGCCATGGCCCTCCGCTACGGGCGGAGCACCGGACTCGCCCTGGGGATGAGCGTGGTCCTGGCCCTGGCCTACTACGGGGCCTTCTTCCTGGGCCGCTCCCTGGCGGGGATCGGGGCCCTGCCCCCCGAGCTTGGGGCCTGGGGGGCGGACCTCCTCTTCCTCCTCCTGGGGGTCCGGGCTTTACGGTAG
- a CDS encoding Uma2 family endonuclease, protein MPLVLDLARPVSEEELLRLSELNPGYQWERSPEGRVWVSPTGGESGRRSLQLAYQLARWNEERGLGVVFDSSTGFKFPDGSILSPDAAFVAREAWEALSEPEREGFPPLSPEAVFEVRSASQDPEELRAKMGLYLRNGVRLGVLVDPYARAVEVFRPGEAPLRFEGVEEVSLDPELPGFVLRLSPLW, encoded by the coding sequence GTGCCCTTGGTGCTGGACCTGGCCCGCCCGGTTTCGGAGGAGGAGCTTTTGCGGCTTTCCGAGCTCAACCCCGGGTACCAGTGGGAGCGCTCTCCGGAAGGGAGGGTATGGGTGAGCCCCACCGGGGGGGAAAGCGGTAGGCGGAGCCTCCAACTCGCCTACCAGCTCGCCCGCTGGAACGAGGAGCGGGGCCTTGGCGTGGTGTTTGACTCCTCCACGGGCTTTAAGTTCCCTGACGGCTCCATCCTTTCCCCCGACGCCGCCTTTGTGGCGCGGGAGGCTTGGGAGGCCCTTTCCGAGCCCGAGCGGGAAGGCTTCCCACCCCTTTCCCCCGAGGCGGTGTTTGAGGTCCGGTCCGCCTCCCAGGACCCGGAGGAGCTTCGGGCCAAGATGGGGCTCTACCTGCGAAACGGGGTCCGCCTGGGCGTTTTGGTGGACCCCTACGCCCGGGCGGTGGAGGTCTTCCGCCCGGGGGAGGCTCCTTTGCGCTTTGAGGGCGTGGAAGAGGTCTCCTTGGACCCGGAGCTTCCCGGCTTCGTCCTGAGGCTTTCCCCTCTTTGGTGA
- the purQ gene encoding phosphoribosylformylglycinamidine synthase subunit PurQ, with protein MRFAVVQFPGSNCDRDALFAFQVAGLKAELVPHTETDLSRFDGVFLPGGFTYGDYLRPGALAKFAPVMGEVERLARRGHPVIGVCNGFQILTEAGLLPGALLANLNLHFTCKEVHVRVERADLPFTRAYRQGQVLRLPIAHAEGRYYADPETLERLEGEGRVVFRYSGPKGEVSEAYNPNGSLNGIAGIVNERGNVLGMMPHPERAVHEVLGGTDGLGLFLSLAMEVV; from the coding sequence ATGAGGTTCGCCGTCGTCCAGTTCCCCGGCTCCAACTGCGACCGGGACGCCCTCTTCGCCTTCCAGGTGGCGGGGCTAAAGGCCGAGCTCGTCCCCCACACCGAGACCGACCTCTCCCGGTTTGACGGAGTCTTCCTCCCCGGAGGGTTCACCTACGGGGACTACCTGCGGCCCGGGGCCCTGGCCAAGTTCGCCCCGGTGATGGGGGAGGTGGAGCGCCTGGCCCGGCGGGGCCACCCGGTGATCGGGGTCTGCAACGGCTTCCAGATCCTCACCGAGGCCGGGCTTCTGCCGGGGGCCCTCCTCGCCAACCTCAACCTCCACTTCACCTGCAAGGAGGTTCACGTGCGGGTGGAGCGGGCCGACCTCCCCTTCACCCGGGCCTACCGGCAGGGGCAGGTCCTGCGCCTGCCCATCGCCCACGCGGAGGGCCGCTACTACGCGGACCCCGAGACCCTGGAGCGCCTCGAGGGGGAGGGCAGGGTGGTCTTCCGCTACTCGGGGCCTAAAGGGGAGGTCTCGGAGGCGTACAACCCCAACGGGAGCCTGAACGGGATCGCGGGGATCGTGAACGAGCGGGGCAACGTGCTCGGGATGATGCCCCACCCCGAGCGCGCGGTGCACGAGGTCCTGGGGGGCACGGACGGACTGGGGCTCTTCCTGAGCCTCGCCATGGAGGTGGTATGA
- a CDS encoding polymerase translates to MRALALGLALAPLFPPLALLSPLFLPRLKALPRGARLLLGLYALALLLPALFAPEPLAFPLALGRLLYVLGLVGAGVALAEEKGSLAPLGVGLFLLYLSAFAATSWAYGDGAAKVRLMHPFHSPVGLGLLGAVGVLLALYLRYPWPFRLLLGLLGGAVLLLSGSRGGMLALLVGGAGGLLFRGRGVWALGLAGLLLLLAAGLDTPASERFFQMGLSGREGLWLRAYEVYAAHPWTGVGPYLLGDYLRGTLFGECFLFPLLEAKGLTCPEGLKPLGGLWQFAHNHLLQALGEGGLGGALGLLLLVGGFLAAAWGEGLLFSLLLAYAAMGMVDNPFSVPSPFRGEVFFLAGGMALARRDPFPWALGWAGAVALLWALPFLYLATRPEPPPPRLAYAALSWVGESEARLLGGEGYRVQVWLCGGKGCRRLGWEWPGEGTIRFRLPEEAPPGRYLLRLVVLSRHRLALRPLYVLEKEVAR, encoded by the coding sequence GTGCGCGCCCTCGCCCTGGGCCTCGCCCTCGCCCCCCTCTTTCCCCCCCTGGCCCTCCTCTCCCCCCTCTTCCTGCCCCGGCTCAAGGCCCTCCCCCGGGGGGCGCGCCTCCTCCTCGGCCTCTACGCCCTGGCCCTCCTCCTGCCCGCCCTTTTCGCCCCCGAGCCCTTGGCCTTTCCCTTGGCCCTGGGGCGGCTTTTGTACGTCCTGGGGCTTGTAGGGGCGGGGGTGGCCTTGGCGGAGGAAAAGGGGTCCTTGGCCCCCTTGGGGGTGGGGCTTTTCCTCCTTTACCTTTCCGCCTTCGCCGCCACCTCCTGGGCCTACGGGGACGGGGCGGCCAAGGTCCGGCTCATGCACCCCTTCCACAGCCCCGTGGGCCTGGGCCTCCTGGGGGCGGTGGGGGTGCTTTTGGCCCTCTACCTCCGCTACCCCTGGCCCTTCCGCCTCCTCCTGGGCCTTTTGGGGGGGGCGGTCCTCCTCCTCTCGGGAAGCCGGGGAGGGATGCTGGCCCTCCTCGTGGGGGGCGCGGGGGGGCTCCTCTTCCGGGGGCGGGGGGTCTGGGCCCTGGGCCTGGCCGGGCTTCTCCTCCTCCTGGCGGCGGGGCTGGACACCCCGGCCTCGGAGCGGTTTTTCCAGATGGGCCTTTCGGGGCGGGAGGGGCTTTGGCTTAGGGCCTACGAGGTCTACGCCGCCCACCCCTGGACGGGGGTGGGGCCCTACCTCCTCGGGGACTACCTCCGGGGGACCCTCTTCGGGGAGTGCTTCCTCTTCCCCTTGCTCGAGGCCAAGGGCCTCACCTGCCCCGAGGGGCTGAAGCCCCTGGGAGGGCTTTGGCAGTTCGCCCACAACCACCTCCTCCAGGCCCTGGGGGAAGGCGGCCTCGGGGGGGCCCTGGGCCTCCTCCTCCTGGTGGGCGGGTTCCTGGCCGCGGCCTGGGGGGAGGGGCTTCTTTTTAGCCTCCTCCTGGCCTACGCCGCCATGGGCATGGTGGACAACCCCTTCAGCGTCCCGAGCCCCTTCCGGGGCGAGGTCTTCTTCCTGGCCGGGGGGATGGCCCTGGCCCGGCGGGACCCCTTCCCTTGGGCCCTGGGGTGGGCGGGGGCAGTGGCCCTGCTCTGGGCCCTCCCCTTCCTGTACCTGGCCACCCGCCCCGAGCCCCCGCCTCCCCGCCTGGCCTACGCCGCGCTTTCCTGGGTGGGGGAAAGTGAGGCCCGCCTCCTTGGGGGGGAAGGGTACCGGGTCCAGGTCTGGCTCTGCGGGGGAAAGGGCTGCCGGCGCCTGGGGTGGGAGTGGCCGGGGGAGGGGACGATCCGCTTCCGCCTCCCGGAGGAGGCCCCCCCGGGGCGGTACCTCCTGCGCCTCGTCGTCCTCAGCCGCCACCGGCTGGCCCTGCGGCCGCTTTACGTCCTGGAGAAGGAGGTGGCGCGGTGA
- the purS gene encoding phosphoribosylformylglycinamidine synthase subunit PurS, with protein sequence MTYQATLLIELKPGILDPQGRAVEGVLKGLGHPVESVRVGRVLEVVLRAESEEEARALASRIGAALTNPVMEVFTLEGLKALEGAEGGR encoded by the coding sequence ATGACGTACCAAGCCACGCTCCTCATAGAGCTTAAGCCCGGCATCCTGGACCCCCAGGGCCGGGCGGTGGAGGGGGTTTTGAAGGGGCTCGGCCACCCGGTGGAGTCGGTCCGGGTGGGGAGGGTCTTGGAGGTAGTCCTCCGGGCGGAAAGCGAGGAGGAAGCAAGGGCGCTGGCGAGCCGGATCGGGGCCGCCCTGACCAACCCGGTGATGGAGGTCTTCACCCTCGAGGGCCTGAAGGCCCTGGAGGGCGCGGAAGGAGGGCGATGA